Proteins encoded by one window of Dryocola sp. LX212:
- the metH gene encoding methionine synthase, with protein MSNKVEKLHKQLQERILVLDGGMGTMIQSYRLEESDFRGERFADWPSDLKGNNDLLVLSKPEIIAAIHYAYFEAGADIVETNTFNSTTIAMADYQMESLSAEINYEAAKLARACADEWTARQPEKPRYVAGVLGPTNRTASISPDVNDPAFRNVTFDQLVDAYRESTRALVEGGVDLIMIETVFDTLNAKAAIFAVKAEFEALGVDLPIMISGTITDASGRTLSGQTTEAFYNSLRHADALTFGLNCALGPDELRQYVAELSRIAECYVTAHPNAGLPNAFGEYDLDANTMAEQIGEWAQAGFLNIVGGCCGTTPEHIAAMSRAVEGVAPRRLPELPVACRLAGLEPLNIGADSLFVNVGERTNVTGSAKFKRLIKEEKYNEALEVALQQVESGAQIIDINMDEGMLDAEAAMVRFLNLIAGEPDIARVPIMIDSSKWDVIEKGLKCIQGKGIVNSISMKEGVEQFIHHAKLVRRYGAAMVVMAFDEEGQADTRARKIEICRRAYKILTEEVGFPPEDIIFDPNIFAVATGIEEHNNYAQDFIGACEDIKRELPHAMISGGVSNVSFSFRGNDPVREAIHAVFLYYAIRNGMDMGIVNAGQLAIYDDLSQELRDAVEDVILNRRDDSTERLLDLAEKYRGTKSDDTANAQQAEWRSWDVEKRLSYSLVKGITEFIELDTEEARQQAARPIEVIEGPLMAGMNVVGDLFGEGKMFLPQVVKSARVMKQAVAYLEPYIEASKEKGSTNGKIVLATVKGDVHDIGKNIVGVVLQCNNYEIIDLGVMVPGEKILKTAREVGADIIGLSGLITPSLDEMVNVAKEMERQGFTLPLLIGGATTSKAHTAVKIEQNYSGPTVYVQNASRTVGVVSALLSSTQYDDFVARTRKEYETVRTQHARKKPRTPPVTLAAARENDLAFDWSSYTPPVAHRLGVQEVTASIETLRNYIDWTPFFMTWSLAGKYPRILEDEVVGEEAQRLFKDANEMLDKLHAEKALNPRGVVGLFPANRVVDDIEIYRDETRTRVLTVAHHLRQQTEKVGFANYCLADFVAPKSSGKADYIGAFAVTGGMEEDALADAYEAQHDDYNKIMLKALADRLAEAFAEYLHERVRKVYWGYAPTENLSNEELIRENYQGIRPAPGYPACPEHTEKATIWELLDVENVIGMKLTESYAMWPGASVSGWYFSHPDSKYYAVAQIQRDQVEDYARRKGMSVTDVERWLAPNLGYDAD; from the coding sequence TTGAGCAACAAAGTAGAAAAACTGCACAAGCAGTTGCAAGAACGCATTCTGGTACTGGATGGTGGCATGGGCACGATGATCCAGAGCTACCGTCTTGAAGAGAGCGATTTCCGTGGTGAACGCTTTGCGGACTGGCCGTCCGATCTGAAGGGTAACAACGACCTTCTGGTGCTGAGCAAACCGGAAATTATCGCCGCGATCCACTATGCCTACTTTGAAGCGGGTGCCGACATCGTCGAAACCAACACCTTCAACTCCACGACCATCGCGATGGCGGATTACCAGATGGAGTCCCTGTCGGCGGAAATCAACTACGAAGCCGCAAAGCTGGCCCGCGCCTGTGCCGATGAGTGGACGGCCCGTCAGCCTGAAAAACCGCGCTATGTTGCGGGGGTACTGGGCCCAACTAACCGCACGGCCTCTATCTCACCGGACGTTAACGATCCCGCATTTCGCAACGTCACCTTTGACCAGCTGGTGGACGCCTATCGCGAATCCACCCGCGCGCTGGTGGAAGGCGGCGTTGACCTGATTATGATCGAAACGGTGTTCGATACCCTGAACGCCAAAGCGGCAATCTTTGCCGTAAAAGCTGAATTTGAAGCGCTGGGCGTCGATTTGCCAATCATGATTTCCGGCACGATAACCGATGCGTCTGGCCGCACCCTTTCCGGACAGACGACAGAAGCGTTCTATAACTCCCTGCGCCACGCGGACGCGCTGACCTTTGGTCTGAACTGCGCGTTGGGGCCGGACGAACTGCGTCAGTACGTCGCCGAGCTGTCGCGCATTGCGGAATGTTACGTCACCGCCCACCCGAATGCGGGTCTGCCTAACGCCTTTGGCGAGTACGATCTGGATGCCAACACTATGGCCGAGCAGATTGGCGAGTGGGCGCAGGCGGGCTTCCTGAATATCGTCGGCGGCTGCTGCGGCACCACGCCCGAACACATCGCGGCGATGAGCAGGGCGGTTGAAGGCGTTGCGCCCCGCAGGCTGCCTGAGCTGCCGGTTGCCTGCCGTCTGGCGGGGCTTGAACCGCTAAATATCGGCGCGGACAGCCTGTTTGTGAACGTCGGCGAGCGGACCAACGTCACCGGCTCCGCTAAATTTAAGCGGCTGATCAAAGAAGAGAAATACAACGAAGCGCTGGAAGTTGCTCTCCAGCAGGTCGAAAGCGGCGCGCAGATCATCGATATCAACATGGACGAAGGGATGCTCGACGCCGAGGCGGCGATGGTGCGCTTCCTGAACCTGATTGCCGGCGAGCCGGACATCGCCCGTGTGCCGATCATGATCGACTCCTCTAAATGGGACGTCATCGAAAAGGGCCTTAAGTGCATCCAGGGCAAGGGCATCGTTAACTCCATCTCCATGAAAGAGGGGGTCGAGCAGTTTATCCACCATGCGAAACTGGTGCGTCGCTACGGCGCCGCGATGGTGGTGATGGCCTTTGACGAAGAGGGGCAGGCGGATACCCGCGCGCGTAAAATCGAAATTTGCCGCCGCGCCTACAAGATTTTGACCGAAGAGGTCGGCTTCCCGCCGGAAGATATTATCTTTGACCCGAACATTTTCGCGGTGGCGACGGGCATCGAAGAACACAATAACTATGCTCAGGACTTCATCGGCGCCTGTGAAGACATTAAGCGCGAGCTGCCGCATGCGATGATTTCAGGCGGCGTGTCGAACGTGTCGTTCTCCTTCCGGGGCAACGACCCGGTGCGCGAGGCGATTCACGCCGTGTTCCTTTACTACGCCATCCGTAACGGCATGGACATGGGGATCGTTAACGCCGGGCAGCTGGCGATTTATGACGACCTCTCGCAGGAGCTGCGCGACGCGGTAGAAGATGTGATTCTTAACCGCCGCGACGACAGCACCGAGCGCCTGCTGGATCTGGCAGAGAAATATCGCGGGACCAAAAGCGACGACACCGCCAACGCTCAGCAGGCGGAATGGCGCAGCTGGGACGTCGAAAAACGCCTCTCCTACTCGCTGGTCAAAGGCATCACCGAATTTATCGAACTGGATACCGAAGAGGCCCGCCAGCAGGCCGCGCGCCCGATTGAGGTTATTGAAGGGCCGCTGATGGCCGGCATGAACGTGGTAGGCGATCTGTTCGGAGAAGGGAAAATGTTCCTTCCGCAGGTGGTGAAGTCTGCCCGAGTCATGAAGCAGGCAGTGGCCTATCTCGAACCGTACATTGAAGCCAGCAAAGAGAAAGGCTCGACCAACGGCAAAATCGTCCTCGCTACCGTAAAAGGCGACGTTCACGACATCGGTAAAAACATTGTTGGCGTCGTGCTGCAGTGTAACAACTACGAAATCATCGACCTTGGCGTAATGGTGCCGGGGGAGAAAATCCTCAAAACTGCCCGCGAAGTGGGGGCGGATATCATCGGCCTGTCCGGGCTTATCACCCCGTCGCTGGACGAAATGGTCAACGTTGCCAAAGAGATGGAGCGCCAGGGCTTCACGCTGCCGCTGCTGATTGGCGGGGCGACAACGTCCAAAGCGCACACGGCGGTGAAAATCGAGCAGAACTACAGCGGCCCAACGGTCTACGTGCAGAACGCCTCGCGTACCGTAGGCGTGGTCTCCGCCCTGCTTTCCTCGACGCAGTACGATGATTTTGTTGCCCGCACGCGTAAAGAGTACGAAACCGTGCGTACCCAGCACGCCCGCAAGAAACCGCGTACTCCGCCGGTCACGCTTGCCGCAGCCCGTGAAAACGATCTGGCCTTCGACTGGTCAAGCTATACGCCGCCGGTCGCCCATCGTCTGGGCGTGCAGGAAGTGACGGCCAGTATCGAAACGCTGCGCAACTACATCGACTGGACGCCGTTCTTCATGACCTGGTCGCTGGCTGGCAAATACCCGCGCATCCTTGAAGATGAGGTGGTAGGCGAAGAGGCGCAGCGCCTGTTCAAAGACGCTAACGAAATGCTCGACAAGCTTCACGCGGAAAAAGCCCTCAACCCGCGCGGCGTAGTGGGGCTGTTCCCGGCTAACCGCGTTGTGGATGACATAGAAATTTATCGCGATGAGACGCGAACGCGCGTGCTGACCGTCGCGCATCACCTTCGCCAGCAAACGGAGAAGGTGGGTTTCGCCAACTACTGCCTGGCCGATTTCGTTGCGCCAAAAAGCAGTGGGAAAGCGGATTACATTGGTGCCTTTGCCGTCACGGGCGGTATGGAAGAAGACGCGCTCGCGGATGCCTATGAGGCGCAGCACGATGATTACAACAAAATCATGCTAAAGGCGCTGGCGGACCGTCTGGCGGAAGCCTTTGCGGAATATCTGCATGAGCGGGTGCGTAAGGTTTACTGGGGCTATGCGCCGACGGAAAACCTCAGCAACGAAGAGCTGATCCGCGAGAACTACCAGGGGATCCGTCCTGCTCCCGGCTATCCGGCCTGTCCGGAACACACCGAAAAGGCCACCATCTGGGAACTGCTGGACGTCGAAAACGTCATTGGCATGAAGCTGACCGAATCCTACGCCATGTGGCCGGGCGCGTCGGTTTCCGGCTGGTACTTCAGCCACCCGGACAGCAAGTACTACGCCGTAGCACAAATTCAGCGCGATCAGGTTGAGGACTACGCCCGTCGTAAAGGCATGTCCGTGACGGACGTCGAACGCTGGCTGGCCCCGAACCTGGGGTACGACGCAGACTGA
- the iclR gene encoding glyoxylate bypass operon transcriptional repressor IclR, translating into MVAAVPAKRGKKPRAATAAAPQPTGQVQSLTRGLKLLEWIAESHGSVALTELAQQAGLPNSTTHRLLTTMQQLGFVRQTGDLGHWTIGAHAFVVGSSFLQSRNLLAIVHPMLRKLMEDSGETVNLAVLDHSDHQAIIIDQVQCTQLMRMSAPIGGKLPMHASGAGKVFLANLSDDEVGTLLHRKGLHSYTPATLTSPLHLKEDLAQTRKRGYSFDDEEHALGLRCVAACIFDEHHEAFAAISISGPISRVTDDRVTELGALVIKAAKEITQAYGGGR; encoded by the coding sequence ATGGTCGCTGCCGTTCCCGCCAAACGTGGTAAAAAGCCTCGCGCTGCCACCGCCGCTGCCCCGCAGCCAACCGGGCAGGTCCAGTCCTTAACCCGCGGCCTGAAGCTGCTGGAGTGGATTGCCGAATCCCACGGCAGCGTGGCGCTCACCGAGCTTGCCCAGCAGGCCGGACTCCCTAACTCCACTACGCATCGCCTGCTGACTACCATGCAGCAGCTCGGCTTCGTGCGCCAGACCGGCGACCTCGGCCACTGGACGATTGGCGCCCATGCGTTTGTCGTCGGCAGCAGCTTCCTGCAAAGCCGCAACCTGCTGGCAATCGTCCACCCGATGCTGCGTAAACTGATGGAAGATTCAGGCGAAACGGTAAACCTGGCCGTGCTCGACCACAGCGACCACCAGGCCATTATTATCGACCAGGTGCAGTGCACCCAGCTGATGCGCATGTCGGCCCCTATCGGCGGGAAGTTACCGATGCATGCCTCAGGCGCGGGGAAGGTATTTCTGGCGAACTTAAGTGACGATGAGGTGGGCACTCTGCTGCACCGCAAGGGGCTGCACAGCTACACTCCGGCGACGCTGACGTCACCTTTGCATCTTAAAGAAGATCTGGCCCAGACGCGTAAACGCGGCTATTCGTTCGATGACGAAGAGCACGCGCTGGGTCTGCGCTGCGTGGCGGCGTGTATTTTTGACGAGCACCATGAGGCGTTTGCCGCCATTTCCATTTCGGGGCCGATTTCACGCGTCACCGACGACCGCGTGACGGAGCTGGGCGCGCTGGTCATTAAAGCGGCGAAAGAGATCACTCAGGCGTACGGTGGCGGGCGCTAG
- the aceA gene encoding isocitrate lyase produces MTKTSRTQQIEQLQQDWTQPRWDGIKRPYTAEEVVKLRGSVNPECTLTQNGAAKMWRLLHGESRKGYINSLGALTGGQALQQAKAGIEAIYLSGWQVAADANLASSMYPDQSLYPANSVPAVVDRINNTFRRADQIQWASNIEPGDPRYVDYFLPIVADAEAGFGGVLNAFELMKSMIQAGAAAVHFEDQLASVKKCGHMGGKVLVPTQEAIQKLVAARLAADVMGVPTLLIARTDADAADLITSDCDEYDREFVTGERTQEGFYRTRAGIEQAISRGLAYAPYADLVWCETSKPDLDQARRFAEAIHARFPGKLLAYNCSPSFNWKKNLDDKTIASFQEELSAMGYKYQFITLAGIHSMWFNMFDLAHSYAQGEGMKHYVEKVQQPEFAAAPEGYTFVSHQQEVGTGYFDRVTTIIQGGASSVTALTGSTEEEQF; encoded by the coding sequence ATGACTAAAACTTCTCGTACCCAACAAATCGAACAGCTTCAGCAGGACTGGACTCAGCCGCGCTGGGATGGCATCAAGCGTCCGTACACTGCGGAAGAGGTTGTGAAGCTACGCGGTTCGGTGAACCCGGAATGTACGCTGACGCAGAACGGCGCGGCAAAAATGTGGCGTCTGCTGCACGGTGAGTCCAGAAAGGGCTATATCAACAGCCTCGGAGCGCTGACCGGCGGGCAGGCATTGCAGCAGGCGAAAGCGGGTATTGAGGCCATCTATCTTTCCGGCTGGCAGGTTGCGGCAGACGCGAACCTGGCGTCGAGCATGTATCCGGATCAGTCTCTCTACCCGGCAAACTCCGTCCCTGCCGTAGTGGATCGGATCAACAATACTTTTCGTCGCGCGGATCAGATCCAGTGGGCATCGAATATTGAGCCGGGCGATCCGCGTTACGTGGATTACTTCCTGCCGATCGTTGCCGATGCGGAAGCGGGTTTTGGCGGGGTACTGAATGCTTTTGAGCTAATGAAATCCATGATTCAGGCGGGGGCAGCGGCGGTTCACTTTGAAGACCAGCTCGCTTCCGTGAAGAAATGCGGGCACATGGGCGGGAAGGTGCTGGTACCGACACAGGAAGCGATTCAGAAGCTGGTTGCTGCCCGCCTGGCAGCGGACGTGATGGGCGTGCCAACGCTGCTCATTGCCCGCACCGACGCCGATGCGGCTGACCTCATCACGTCGGACTGCGACGAATACGACCGTGAATTTGTCACCGGCGAGCGCACGCAGGAAGGCTTCTATCGCACACGCGCTGGTATTGAACAGGCGATCAGCCGCGGGCTGGCTTATGCGCCGTATGCGGATCTGGTGTGGTGTGAAACGTCGAAGCCGGACCTCGACCAGGCCCGCCGCTTCGCGGAGGCGATTCACGCCCGCTTCCCGGGCAAGCTGCTGGCCTATAACTGCTCGCCGTCCTTTAACTGGAAGAAAAATCTTGATGACAAAACCATCGCTTCCTTCCAGGAGGAGCTGTCGGCCATGGGCTACAAATACCAGTTCATCACGCTGGCGGGCATCCACAGCATGTGGTTCAACATGTTTGACCTTGCGCATTCCTACGCGCAGGGCGAAGGCATGAAGCACTACGTGGAAAAAGTGCAGCAGCCGGAATTTGCCGCCGCGCCGGAAGGCTATACGTTCGTCTCCCATCAGCAGGAAGTGGGAACCGGCTACTTTGACCGCGTGACGACGATTATTCAGGGCGGCGCTTCCTCCGTGACCGCGCTGACCGGCTCGACGGAAGAAGAGCAGTTCTAA
- the aceK gene encoding bifunctional isocitrate dehydrogenase kinase/phosphatase — protein sequence MVRRRELLIAHTILQGFDAQYGRFLEITAGAQQRFEQADWHAVQLAMKSRIHLYDHHVGLVVEQLRCITGSESADADFLLRVKEQYTSLLPDYPRFEIAESFFNSVYCRLFDHRSLTPERLFIFSSQAEGRFRTLPRPLSKSFTPGLGWQPMLRNMLNDLPLRLPWQDLTRDAGYIVANLNETFGADALRHAQLEVANELFYRNKAAWLVGKLVLPEGKMPFLLPIHRTDDGRLAVDTCLTSASEASIVFGFARSYFMVYAPLPAALVEWLRELLPGKTTAELYMAIGCQKHGKTESYREYLSYISATDEQFIEAPGIRGMVMLVFTLPGYDRVFKVIKDRFAPQKEVTAERVRACYQLVKEHDRVGRMADTQEFENFVLDKRQISAPLLALLQEEAPEKLTDLGDRIAISHLYIERRMVPLNLWLERVEGQQLRDAVEEYGNAIRQLAAANIFPGDMLFKNFGVTRHGRVVFYDYDEICYMTEVNFRDIPPPRYPEDELSAEPWYSVSPGDVFPEEFRHYLCADPRIRPLFDEMHGDLFQASYWRALQERIRNGHVEDVYAYRRRQRFCQRFADLKAAG from the coding sequence ATGGTACGCCGGAGAGAGCTGTTAATTGCCCATACCATCTTGCAGGGCTTTGACGCGCAGTATGGCCGTTTTCTGGAGATCACCGCCGGTGCCCAGCAGCGCTTCGAACAGGCTGACTGGCACGCCGTGCAGCTGGCGATGAAAAGCCGTATCCATCTTTACGACCACCACGTCGGGCTGGTTGTTGAACAGCTGCGGTGTATCACCGGGAGTGAAAGCGCGGATGCGGATTTCCTGCTGCGCGTGAAGGAGCAGTACACCAGTTTATTACCGGATTACCCTCGCTTCGAGATTGCAGAGAGTTTCTTTAACTCCGTCTATTGCCGGTTATTTGACCACCGTTCGCTGACGCCCGAGCGGCTTTTTATTTTCAGCTCCCAGGCCGAAGGGCGCTTTCGTACTCTTCCACGTCCGCTCTCTAAATCCTTTACTCCCGGCCTGGGCTGGCAGCCGATGCTAAGGAACATGCTCAACGATTTACCGCTGCGGCTGCCCTGGCAGGATCTGACGCGTGACGCGGGCTATATCGTTGCGAACCTCAATGAAACATTTGGTGCCGATGCTTTGCGCCATGCGCAGCTGGAAGTGGCCAACGAGCTTTTCTATCGTAACAAAGCGGCCTGGCTGGTAGGCAAACTGGTGCTGCCCGAGGGAAAAATGCCGTTTCTGTTGCCGATCCATCGCACCGACGACGGGCGGCTGGCTGTGGATACCTGCCTGACCAGCGCCAGCGAGGCGAGCATCGTGTTTGGCTTTGCCCGCTCCTATTTCATGGTATACGCCCCGCTGCCGGCAGCGCTTGTTGAATGGCTGCGCGAGCTTCTGCCGGGTAAAACCACCGCCGAGCTGTATATGGCGATTGGCTGTCAGAAACACGGCAAAACGGAAAGCTACCGCGAATACCTCAGCTATATCTCCGCCACCGATGAACAGTTTATCGAGGCTCCAGGCATACGCGGCATGGTGATGCTGGTCTTTACGCTGCCGGGATATGACCGGGTGTTTAAGGTGATTAAAGACAGGTTTGCCCCGCAAAAAGAGGTCACCGCCGAGCGCGTCCGGGCCTGCTATCAGCTGGTCAAAGAACATGACCGCGTCGGGCGTATGGCGGACACCCAGGAGTTTGAAAACTTCGTGCTGGATAAACGCCAGATAAGCGCCCCGCTGCTGGCGCTGCTACAGGAAGAAGCGCCCGAAAAACTCACCGATCTGGGCGACCGTATTGCCATCAGCCATCTCTACATTGAACGCCGGATGGTGCCGCTGAACCTGTGGCTGGAGAGGGTGGAAGGGCAGCAGCTGCGGGATGCAGTTGAAGAGTACGGCAATGCCATCCGCCAGCTTGCCGCCGCGAACATTTTCCCGGGCGATATGCTGTTTAAAAACTTTGGCGTGACGCGCCATGGCCGGGTGGTTTTCTATGATTACGACGAGATTTGCTACATGACGGAAGTCAACTTCCGCGATATACCGCCGCCGCGCTACCCGGAGGATGAGCTGTCCGCCGAGCCCTGGTACAGCGTCTCGCCGGGGGATGTGTTTCCCGAGGAGTTTCGCCACTATCTCTGTGCCGACCCGCGCATCCGTCCGCTGTTTGATGAAATGCACGGTGACCTTTTCCAGGCCAGCTACTGGCGTGCATTACAGGAGCGTATCCGCAATGGGCACGTAGAAGATGTCTACGCTTATCGGCGCCGCCAGCGTTTCTGCCAGCGCTTCGCAGATTTAAAAGCGGCGGGCTAG